In Hemibagrus wyckioides isolate EC202008001 linkage group LG16, SWU_Hwy_1.0, whole genome shotgun sequence, the sequence ATGCCTGTGCTTTGATTTTCCAAGAAGACAAACAaaaggggtttgtgtgtgactACAGATTATTTCTTACAGTTTATGGCATTCAGTCTGATTAGAGGCCAATCACGTGCTGTCTGGTGTGTGACCCTGCTCACGCTCTAACGGTCATCCGACTTTCTCTCCCTGAACTCTGAGTCTGACTTTAAAGTAAAGCTGGATGAATATGtaattcttattatttattttcatcaaaCAGACACGAATATATCCACCTTACACTGTCTTGTCCAATATTATTATGGGTTTTCAGATtagttgtaatgtttgtgtttttattcttattagaAAGGGTGTGGGTTATTGTGGGATTTAATGTGTTCACTgagctcacactcacacactcattcacacctagaagAAGTTTAAAGTCATTAGTCcagggaggtgggaggaaaccaaagaacttggaggaaacccacacaagcGCAGGAAGAACATGTGACATTCATTATTCTTGTTCATTGTAAATGTCCTACTGCCTAAAGTAACGCCACACCTCCTTTGCTGACACTGACAGGGacagaggccactcctcctccATTGAGATTGACAGGTATAGAGACTTCACTTCCTTTCTGCCGACTTCTTCACTAAGATACAAGCTTaaatgccacacctccttcactaagataCAAGCATAAAAGCCAAGCCTCCTTCATTAAGAAACAGGCATAatgaccacgcctccttcattgagaTACAATCATAAAGGCCACGCATCCTTCACCAAGATACAGGCATAAAGGCCATACCTCCTTTATTAAGATACAAGCataaaagccacgcctccttcactaagataCAGgcataaaggccacacctcctttactaagataCAAGCATaaaagccatgcctccttcactaagataCAGgcataaaggccacacctcctttactaagataCAAGCATaaaagccatgcctccttcactaagataCAGgcataaaggccacacctcctttactaagataCAAGTataaaagccacgcctccttcactaagataCAGgcataaaggccacacctcctttactaagataCAAGCATaaaagccatgcctccttcactaagataCAGgcataaaggccacacctcctttactaagataCAAGCATAAAAGCcttgcctccttcactaagataCAGACAttaaggccacacctccttcactaagataCAAGCataaaagccacgcctcctttacttaGACAGTCataaaagccacacctccttcactaagataTAGACATAAAGACAAGGttatgcctccttcactaagataCAGGCATAAAGGCtacgcctccttcacttagaAACTGTCATAAAAGCTAAGCTTCCTTCACTAAGATACAGTCAtaaaggccacacctacttcaatTAGACCGTCATaaaagccatgcctccttcgcTATGAGACAGTCATAAAGGCCACGCCTGCTTCACtaagagacagacatacagactaCGCCTCTTTCACTTAGAAACTGTCataaagaccacacctccttcacttaaagACAGTCATAAAGActatgcctccttcactaagataGTCATaaaagccacacctcttttattTAGAATAGcatacacagaggccacacctccttctcctacaggcacagaggccacaccttctactcctacaggcacagaggccacacccccttcactgaaATCACTGTATTTGTGGGTGGATGTCATAACAAGGGTACAAATTGACCCTGATATCTTTAACCTACTTTAGTGCATGGTTTAATGTATCTCCTGTCACTGTTATAACACCAAGGACTCAAACAGACCAACGTGACACGTGTGTGTTTCGATCTGTTACAGTGGAAATGTGCACAGTAATCAATGACTGTCTGTTTCTGGGTGGAGAGGGAAGCAAGTCACGTGGAGAGGGAAGCGAGTGTTAATGTGACGGACACAGGAATCCGTCCTCCCTCCTCCTTCCCCAATAGTTTACCAGAATATTATTAAGGGACAGGGCTGGGGGATGGTGCTTTGACGTCAGCGGTGCACAGTAAACACTGCAGCTGGCAGGCCTAAACTCTATGTGAACTCAGAGCACTTGGCTTTGCCTTTTCTTTTGGCCATGCTGCTCCAGGAgggtgtagagtttagtgtgcTCAGGACTTGGAGGAGACATCTGGAGACAGCGGGAATGTTTGTCTCGAATCAGAATAATGGCTGCTGGGAGATCAGGTGGTCGAATGCAGGGTGAGAATTGTTCAGGTTCAGCAGCAGCCTCTTGCATTACAGTATCAAGACTTCGCTTAATTATGTGGGACGCAGATATAATTTCATCCCCGCAGTTTAATAGGTGGTTTCCAGCTGAGGCATCATACAAACTAAACAGCAGGGCTGCCcacgacacacatacacacacacacacatacacacacacacatacacacacacacacacagtaaaatctTCTACAGTTTTCTCTCAGAACACCGTCTATGATGATGCGATATCCTTATTCTGATGAGCGGAATTTGAACATTTACAAAGACATGGCTCATTATATATGGCCATTctataaaaatgaccaaaaataaatatacttttcaatgaaataaataataagtcaTTAATAACATATTGGAAACTTTTTGCTTTTGAGCACATGGTTTTTATTTCACACGTCTTCTCTGTCTTCTCTGATGCAAAccatgtgttatttatttatttatttatttatttaaagacagacagacagacagacagacagacagacagatagatagatagatagatagactgctTAAAGCTGctataagatagatagatagatagatagatagatagatagatagatagatagatagatagatagatagatagatagatagatagatagatagactgcttagatagatagatagatagatagatagatagatagatagatagatagatagatagatagactgctTAAAGCTgctatagatagatggatggatggacggatggatggattgatcaGGGCAACTTGTGTCATGGAGGCTGAATAATTTCTATGCCTCGTAGATtttgcagtatttatttatttaattatttaattatttatggaACAGCATGCctcatgtacagtgttttcAGAAGGAAGAATATTGTAGAGTAAAAAAAGCCTATATTCTAATACAGAGAGTAGAAgtatgcgctctctctctctctctctctctctctctctttgtgtgtgtataagtgtatgtgttgTCTTTCATCCCTGAAACAGAATTAAAAGGATCGTCAGAAACCGTAACTTTTCCACAATGGCGTTGTTGTGTGTGCTGAAAAAGATTAGCAGGTGTGAGCTCACCCTAGAGCTGGTCATGTTTACTGAGACTAACAAAGTGTGAATTGTGGAACACTTCCTCTACTTCTGTATGTAAGCAGAACTGAGAGTCCGCTAGAGTGGAACTTTTTATTCATGTGATGATTATTACACCTGTCGGGTAAAAGGAAACGAAAGGTTTAGGCAAACAGAGGGGAAATGAAAGATGGATCGGGATGGAACATTCTGTTTAatctactctgtgtgtgtgtgtgtgtgtgtgtgtaatgatctCTGACTTTGTTAACATTGTATATGTCTTGAAATGATggcactgaataaaaaaaaaattctaattatACACGTAcctaataatacacactcatcatgAGAGCGGATATAAATATCTGTAAGGTTCACACTGGTTTAGGTGAGACAGGGGTTGAGGGTTCGATTCTTGTCTCCGCCCTATGTGGGTGGAGTTTAAATGTTCACCCTTTGCTTTaggggtttccttcaggttctctggtttcctccgtCAGAGTTCATCagagacatgtgttgtaggctgactggcatctctaaattgtacatagtgtgtgtgtgtgtttgtgtgtgtgtgtgtgtttgtgtgtcctgtTCTAAAGAGAGACCCCCATCTTGTGACCCTAGTCCCCTAAGATAGACCCTAATATAtgataaaatacagaaaattaatTAGATGCAGAAACACGATCAGTTAGCTTGCTTTAAACAGATAATGCCGATGCAGTTACTCTATCAATACTATATAATCAATATAAACCTCTGACGTAAATGGAGAGAGGTGTGTATGCACGAAGCAGGAGGCGGGGTGACGCAGGATCCGTCGCACGGCTGCTTCTTGATGATGTATTGAATGCAGTCGTGTATTAGGAGCGGTCAATTATCAGGACAAATGGAAAGGagcacacaacacaataatgctTCATGTGTTTGCCAGGTACATGTGTAGGGCCTAATGGTCTGATCTGaacaattatttaaatagaattagGTATTACAATGCAAGTTTGTCGGGTTTCAGAACCAAAATAAATTACAGCAAGCAGAGGTTTAACTCAAACATGGTGTATATCAGAAAACCAGTAAGAGCTGTGGTCATGCTTTTTATTAGGATGTGTATTTATAGATAAGATCTGATTAGTTAGAACCAgagccagagactgcttcagattctaagaaaaataaatataaatgaaatattctatatatacaaagtgtcttctttttcttcttcttcttttttttcttttggcttttcccttcaggggtggccacagcgaatcatctctctccacctatccctatcttctgcatcctcaacacttgcactcactagcttcatatcctcatttattccatccatatacctcctctttggccttcctctttgcctcctgcctggcagctccatgtccaacattctcctaccaatatactcactctccctcctctgaacatgtccaaaccatcttaatctggctctaactctgtcccccaagcTTTGTCCCTccgatgtactcgttcctaatcctgtccaaccgtgtccccttcagctctgctacctccagctctgactcctgtctcttcctcagtgacactgtctctaaccTATACAGCacggccggtctcaccactgtcttttACACCTTCCCCTTAATTCTCACTGATATTTTCTATCACCCAGAACTccagacacctttctccacccattccaacctgcctgcactcgcttctttacctcttatatatacaaaatgtctatatacactatattgccaaaagtattcgctcacctgccttgactcgcatatgaacttaagtgacatcccattcctaatccatagggttcaatatgacgtcggtccaccctttgcagctataacagcttcaactcttctgggaaggctgtccacaaggtttaggagtgtgtttatgggaatttttgaccattcttccagaagcgcatttgtgaggtcacacactgatgtaggacgagaaggtctggctctcagtctccgctctaattcatcccaaaggtgttctatcgggttgaggtcaggactctgtgcaggccagtcaagttcatccacaccagactctgtcatccatgtctttatggaccttgctttggtcactggtgcacagtcatgttggaagaggaaggggccagctccaaactgttcccacaaagttgggagcatggaattgtccaaaatgtcttggtatgctgaagcattcagagttcctttcactggaactaaggggccaagcccagctcctgaaaaacaaccccacaccataatcccccctccaccaaactttacacttggcacaatgcagtcaggcgagtaccgttctcctggcaaccgccaaacccagactcgtccatcagattgccagatggagaagcgcgattcgtcactccagagaacgcgtctccactgctctagagtccagtggcggcgtgctttacaccactgcatccgacgctttgcattgcacttggtgatgtatggcttggatgcagctgctcggccatggaaacccattccatgaagctctctgcgcactgttcttgagctaatctgaaggccacatgaagtttggaggtctgtagcgattgactctgcagaaagttggcgacctcttcgcactatgcgcctcagcatccgctgaccccgctccgtcagtttacgtggcctaccacttcgtggctgagttgctgtcgttcccaaacacttccacgttcttataatacagctgacagttgactgtggaatatttaggagcgaggaaatttcacgactggatttgttgcacaggtggcatcctatcacagttccacgctggaattcactgagctcctgagagcgacccattctttcacaaatgtttgtaaaaacagtctgcatgcctaggtgcttgattttatacagctgtggccatggaagtgattggaacacctgattctgattatttggatgggtgagcgaatacttttggcaatatagtgtatatattgtgtatatatatatatatatatatatatatatatatatatatatatatatatatatatatacaaaaaaaaggtGCTAGGAAACTAAGACCATGTTGTAAATGATGTGACAATGCATATATATTAACCGTAGTGTCTATGGAGAAATGGAGAGCATCATAGTAGTGTGCTGGTGAAGAGCAGAAATGCTGAAACGCTGCCAGTTGCTGTTCGAGCCATGACGAGAGCCAAGGGTTCGGTCAGATGGTGATGTCAGATGTATTTATTGACGCTTTTGTTCAAAGTGACCTATATGGGAGGTAAAAGCCTTTCCAAGCCCTCTGGCAAGCCTGAGATTTGGACTCATAACCTTCTGTATACCAGGATTTAGTGTGGAATCATCTAGTGTGTGGAATGAAGCTTCATCCTTGTGGAATAGATCCGCTTTTATATGGAgcttaaacaaaataattcttTATATGTCATGCTGAGATTTTGATTATTAGGCTAATCTTATGATAATGTCacttgaataaaaaataaaaacactctcgCTGAGATATACTGAAGCTACCTTACAAAATAAGGGTTCATTGGATGCTTAGACTCGTGATTTCATAGGACCTTTAGGAAGAAATGCTCTTAGCATGTACCATCTGCGTCCTTTAAAGCTCAGTTTAATCTCATGGCACTGTGAAATTAAAATTTTGGACAAATATTTAACCTGAGAAGCTTTTCCAAACCACATATCACACTGGGTTAGCCACTATGActtgctcatttgcataaaaatgCAGCTAACTAGCTAGGTGGCTATGTCAGGGGAGTGTATTAAGCTTAGCTGCTGAAGGATTACTGAATATTTAGCTATATTAGCAAGAGAGGTTATGCTAGCTAGTTCTGAATGCAATGACGCGAGACACAAGACATACATACTCTAGCATAAGGCTCTGTTTGGCTCGGCGTGTTGTTTAAAACTGGAAAACACACTTATGGGATATACTATGGGATTTAAAATAGctctttatttcagttttacagaaattcTGTTTATTGAAAACGCTGCTAGGTTTCATTTCGGCGCTTTTCTTTGACGGTTCTCTCATCCGTATTACTGAATGACACGACGTCGCCTCTTCTAATTAAGACACATTCgttgaaaagtgtgtgtgtaaattattagattcatttatttacaggaGTGTAATAGAATTCTAATTAATAATGCTGGATTAAAAAGACAAGAGGGTGTGCAGGGCGTGACTGAAGCTGAGAGCTGCAGGCTGGAAGTGAAACAGaaagactacacacacacacagacacacacacatacacacacacatacactgggTGTCTCACGTGTAACAGGGCTGGGAcgaaaaatgattataaaatgaACAACGTATTGTTTAatgctttatatataaatgGGTTAAAGCGTAGTCGAacgcttgattctgattggtcagcaggtgCTGATTCGTTTTCTCTAACTAAACACGTTTATTCTTACATGTTATCATATATACAgcgatttttttaaaatggacaCCGCATATGAAGAGATATAAAAGTGTGTTGGATTGTTGATATAGTAAAGAAAATTGCTGTAAGGAgatttacggaaggagtctccagcgtcagctctttgtaacagtcagaggtggaGCTGGAACATCTTTCAGGACAGAGCAGTTCACTcttgtgtgtttaaataaaagagagatAAACCAGACGTCGACGAAGGAATTGATGCTCTAGCGTAGGTGATAAAGTCTCGTGGATAATCTGCAGCATTAAACGTTACTGTAAACATGCTGTATGTTCAAGCCATGCTTTCATTTTATCACGCTTACTCCGTATCACCTCCCAGGAAACTTTCTGAAAACCACACTGCCATTTTTTCTACGTTTTAAGCATCCAAGCTTTATATacactgtttattatttatacaatatacagtataaaggtTTGTTGCTCTCATCGTCTATCTTGTGTACTTTCGGAGACACCAATGCAAATAAATATTGttcttaaaatgtaaataaaatgttatttatttattttattttattttattttattttataccgATCACAATTAATCAGAAATCTGCTTAATAATCCAATTTTCTCCATTATAATGATGTGAAAAGACAGTAAAATTGATAAATTGTGAACCAGAGAAGCAAAAAAACGTTGCTCTCAAGCTGTAGAGGTAGACTGCGAGTAAAATTAGTCTTTAGACTGCGAATAAACTTCAAACTAATCACAATTCATCAGAAATCTGCTTAGGTAAACATATTTCCTGGATAATAATCACGTGAAAAGAGTAAAATTGTTGCTGCATCCTGTACCAGACAACCTTTAGCTATAATTTTTTAGCAAAATATGACTTAAATTggcaaaattgcaagcacaggattctccTTTTAAACCTCAAGTGAAGATacatgtaatgactttctatgtGAGCTACGCTCCTTTGACTgaatgtgtgtggtgatgatgtcactggACACGCCCAAATTTACCCAAAAACCTGTGAAAATTGCATTCCACTTCGaatattgtgttcatttctgcgaTCGCAAAATTGTGAAATCCTACGGAGCCTAAAGTGTTTCTCACTGAACAGAACACACTATTTTTAAGTTTTGCACAGTCACAGAGTAGAGGTGGAATGCTAACAATTCATCTCTACTACTAAATGATGTATAGCGTCACTGCCGTCATGCGATGAGGGTTTAATTATTCAGTTTGGGGAAACTGCCGGAATATTTTATAATGGACTTGTTAGGAGTTGATTAAGAACTGAGTTTTACTTCTTTAAAAAAGCAGAGTCTGTTAAATAGaataaatttcatttcattgttgtgatgtcatcacaGAGCTTGCTGGTAATTAGAGCTACGTCCGGAGTGTAGCGCTAGTCGTAGCGACAGAAGCCGGACTCTGTGCATCGACGGTGGCGTGTAATCTAATCTCTGACCTGAAAGTAGGCCATGACACTATTTCGCATTTATTCCACAGTGCACAACCTGTCACAAAGCCCCCCCCCACTCTAGTGTCCATTCATTCCTCTCCTGCATTCATATTTCAATCTAAATCGAGCTCGACACTGTAGCTGTACGCAGTCAATCATTTCTAAGGTTGTTGTCCTGCCCGTTTGAACAAGAACATGATTTAATGCGCTCGGAGGCAACACGTGAACACGTGAGCAGAAAGACAGTGATGTCATTGgggttctttttttattcttaaacaGCATGCGATTTGGTTTAAACGCTGTTCTTGAACCGGTTCATATTTCGACTCTAGCAGTGTATCCTTGTATAGGCTACTTCATATATCCTATAGCTAGCTCACAGATACGATTATAGTACATAATATGATCGATTAACCCCTTTTACCTCTTCACTGGTGCTCCAttcgacttatgggacattttcaatcagctTAAACAAACAAGTGAGTCTGACATAAATTAAGTTGgccttcagtgtgtttttccctctgttggataaccttgcACAGAATTTTTAGAggttgagctgctttttagatggaCAAACACTTCTCAGAGATctcagagcatctcagagatcagaaatgggtttgatatcatcatgtACTGTTGTTCTTTCTGCTGCTCCCTATTTGGGGACACCATAGTGGATCATCTGGGCCatcatgtttcgatttggcacaggttttaccccgGATGCCCTTCtggacgcaaccctcccatttaccCCGGGCCTGGGACCGCCACTGAGAGTTAAGATACATTTGTTTGGGAGAAAATgaccgtttttgtttttttggaacttttctatgaatatatcgcccctagtaggctagggaaaaacagaaatacttctgaaacactacaaattcttaaaatcctgagtgtctgctttcatatgagcttcatattaaccaccactgtggagtgaaacatgacaaagacattcaatcatcaacatggacacaaccacacaggagcaaactccattttttCAATTCCATTAGATCCAAATAGAGATTATTTGAGACACGAGGACAAAGCGCCACACAGAAAAGAAAGCAAACCTTTCACTGCATTGCTCTTATGTTGCTTTCATAAGAATTTACAGCTCATTTACTGCAGTCTGCTTCTGCAGcactgcttttttaaaaataaaaaaataaaaaagtgtttaataaacacCTCACGGCAGAATATGAGAAATTTTCTTTGAGAGAAAGTCAGTAATCGTACTCAGATCAGCTAGCTGCATTATCTTATTTAGCTCACTGTCTGGTAGTGGAAGCAGCCAACAGAGTGGAAAAGTGATGTCTACAGGCAAGGACGTTCATTCTGCATCTGTTTTCGTTTCACACCctgtctggctgtgtgtgtgtgtgtgtgtgtacactgattCGCTTTGGGGCATCACAAGAATGCAGAATTCAGGAGGAATAAGTAAACACATAAGAAGAGAATAGACAGTGAATGCTAGAAAACAAATTGTGTGGTAGCTAGGTCTGGACTGAATGGGagcagagaagtgtgtgtgtgtgtgtgtgtgtgtgtgtgtgttcggttaCCCTGGATTTGAATGCTACACTTTCACATACACGAAGGTGTATTTAGTATCCGCTTGTTTATTCTACTTGTGTAATTGAAGTGTCATTGTTTGCTGGGAAAgaatggtgtgcgtgtgtgtggtcgtATTTGCCTACAGGTTCATAACAGGTTTCACACTGCCATTACATTGAATTCtggacatttaaaatattagtCAAGTCCAAACTTTACTCGTCTAATTGGATTCTGGATCTGGCTCGTGTTTAAACACTGATATGATGAAACAGCAGGAGGTAGTTTTTTCCAGTAAATAGAAAACTAACCCTTGATACTGGCAACatcacagcagatcatttgaaTCAGCAAGAGGGATAAATCCACAGTTGTTTGAAAAGTGTTTGGAAACAGGACTTCAGTCTTACACCAAATTCTCACAAGATTATCCATCTTCAAAGCCAACCGTGTCAAACGAATATGCTGATATCTTAAACGAGAGGTTCTTACTCTGCTCTGTTACTTTAACCACGGGTTTTTACTCCACCCGTCTGTTTGCCTGTCATGAAATCTAATATGTGACTCTTATTTATCCTTCAGGAACCCATGTCTTTGGCTGCGTGAGAAGTGTTGGCTTATGCAACGAAGAAACAGTGGGACAATCTGGTGCCCAGAAGTCTGAaaagtgtgtatctgtgtttacAGAGCATGAGGTCTACCCAGCTGTAAGGAGAAAAGACATTCTGCAAAGTACGAACCGAAGGAATGTTGAATAACCTCCGATGCTCGCGACTGGTGGAATACTGAGGATCGCTGGCTTTATAAAATGTGGGTGGACGTAAAGGTGCTTTTGCTTGACCtacactctttctctcagcaCTGACAGGCTCACTTTAACCATCACTTTCTGGGGGGGTGTCCCTTGGTATAACCCCCCAGTGACTGGGTTATAAAAAAAGGAAGCCAATTTGGTGAAGCAGGCTTCTGTCAGTATGTCCTGGTAGCGATGAATGCCAGTTTGTGATAGTTGTTCGCTAAGAAAACAGACCAACTGTTAAACTTGGACCATGCATGTAGCCTAAACCCACTTGGCACGTTGTAAGGCTTACGTCTTCTCTCCGGACCCGGGTGGCGCCGCCGAAATTGCCCATTTTTTTCTTGACTTCTCTGATTTGCTCTTATTTCCAAACCTCATCACGGTCTGTGGTCTGGTCTTTTGGGgtgctgtggagtgtgtgtgggtgtgtgtgtgtgtgtgtgagagtgtgtgtgtgagagtgtgtgtgtgcgggtgtgaaACCTATAATTGACCATGGGGTGCCGTCAGAGTTCTGAGGAAAAAGAGGCAGCCAGGCGCTCGAGGCGCATCGACCGGCACCTTCGCTCGGAGAGCCAGCGACAGAGACGCGAGATCAAACTGCTGCTCCTCGGTACCAGCAACTCAGGCAAGAGCACTATCGTCAAGCAAATGAAGATCATCCACAGCGGTGGGTTCAACCTCGAAGCCTGCAAGGAATACAAACCCTTGATCCTTTACAATGCCATTGATTCTCTCACGCGCATCATCCGAGCTCTGGCCACCCTCAAGATTGACTTCCACAACCCTGACCGGGCCTATGATGCTGTCCAGCTCTTTGCCCTCACGGGTCCTGCCGAGAGCAAAGGGGAGATCACACCCGAGCTTCTCGGAGTGATGAAGCGCTTGTGGGCCGATTCAGGAGTTCAGGAGTGTTTCCAGCGCTCCAACGAGTATCACCTTGAGGACAACACTGCCTACTACCTGAACGACTTGGACAGAATCTCGGCACCCGAGTACATCCCCACTGTCGAGGACATCCTGCGTTCCCGCGACATGACCACTGGCATCGTCGAGAACAAGTTTACCTTCAAAGAGCTCACTTTCAAGATGGTGGATGTGGGTGGACAGCGttcagagagaaagaagtgGATCCACTGCTTTGAGGGCGTAACTGCAATTATATTCTGCGTGGAGCTCAGTGGCTACGACCTCAAGCTTTATGAAGACAACCAGACGGTAAGGACATCTTGTTCGATTCTAGTGTGTAGCGTTAGGAATTGATCTGGGTTGCAATGCAGTAAAGCTAGTCAACAGGCCTTTAGtaaggggtgtccagtcttatccgcaaagggctggTGAgggggcaggttttcattccaaccaagcagaagctacacctgagcctattgaaagccaagatcagttgattaaactggaggaatcaggtgtggctcctgcatGATTGAAATGAACACCTGAACCAACACttgccctttgtggataagaatGGACATCCCTGACTTCAGTTTTTTAATGGACTTAAGGAGGAAGCAGAGATGGTGCATAAGAGAATACAAACACAGCCACATGAGCCTGACATTATCAACACTCTGCTGTGTTATCGCCATAGCAAATCCATCCTGCTGCTCACCCACAATGCTCTAGCGTCTTTATCTTCCATATTTCCTTTCCACAGCGTTCCGCTCTCATGCTCATGACTATTACGAGAGCCGACAATAGAGCGCCCGGTCTCGGCTAATAATTTGAAGATGATATTTACATTGGCCGTGTTGAATCTGATATGGTGGGTTTACTCGGT encodes:
- the gnaz gene encoding guanine nucleotide-binding protein G(z) subunit alpha, which gives rise to MGCRQSSEEKEAARRSRRIDRHLRSESQRQRREIKLLLLGTSNSGKSTIVKQMKIIHSGGFNLEACKEYKPLILYNAIDSLTRIIRALATLKIDFHNPDRAYDAVQLFALTGPAESKGEITPELLGVMKRLWADSGVQECFQRSNEYHLEDNTAYYLNDLDRISAPEYIPTVEDILRSRDMTTGIVENKFTFKELTFKMVDVGGQRSERKKWIHCFEGVTAIIFCVELSGYDLKLYEDNQTSRMAESLRLFDSICNNNWFTNTSLILFLNKKDLLAEKIKRIPLTVCFADYKGQNTYEEAAVYVQRQFEDLNRNKETKEIYSHFTCATDTSNIQFVFDAVTDVIIQNNLKYIGLC